One Natrinema longum genomic window carries:
- a CDS encoding alkaline phosphatase family protein, which produces MAGSTDGDDLRLLVIGVDAGCRPVLEPLFESGDVPTLEGLFDRGTAGGLESQIPPWTASAWPSLYTGKNPGKHGVYDFLSFDGYDWDVVNATHVRARPIWELLNEHGFSSVVVNVPVTHPPRAFDGALIPGLTAPEEPDCHPAGILEDVKLACGGDYWLYPQSAPTPDRSIEGYERTVELRGRAFRYLSRRFDPDFGFLQFQQTDSVFHERPGDKRAIEAVYREVDRQLEATLERTDPDNVLVVSDHGMGKVTGDEFRVNEFLRERGDVRAKSGGEGMPNWSTSWENDLLEGAEAGDHEPGPIERAMNVAAKVGITTQRVASALDRVGLKEPIGKRVPNEMIRAASEQVDFPESRAYVRSKSELGVRINLEGREPDGQVPAGAYESVREDLIEALSSVRTPDGEPMFEAVEPRETYFEGPHVEAAPDVLTVPRGFDNAIAADLGKPQFGEPMESWNHKRTGVVAAAGSAFDHDVSLDGATIFDIAPTICSLFDVPVDAAMDGTPLPAVEGSGERSYPAYDPAPITATDDGTVEDRLSDLGYL; this is translated from the coding sequence ATGGCAGGTTCGACCGACGGAGACGACCTCCGTCTGCTCGTTATCGGGGTGGACGCCGGCTGTCGGCCGGTGCTCGAGCCGTTGTTCGAGTCGGGCGACGTTCCGACCCTCGAGGGGCTGTTCGATCGCGGGACTGCCGGGGGGCTCGAATCCCAGATCCCGCCGTGGACGGCCAGCGCCTGGCCGTCGCTGTACACCGGAAAGAATCCGGGCAAACACGGCGTCTACGATTTCCTCTCGTTCGACGGCTACGACTGGGACGTCGTCAACGCGACGCACGTCCGTGCACGACCGATCTGGGAACTGTTGAACGAGCATGGCTTCTCGAGCGTCGTCGTCAACGTCCCGGTCACCCACCCCCCGCGGGCGTTCGACGGCGCGTTGATTCCCGGACTGACCGCCCCCGAGGAGCCGGACTGTCACCCGGCTGGGATCCTCGAGGACGTGAAACTCGCCTGTGGCGGCGACTACTGGCTCTATCCACAGAGCGCTCCGACACCGGACCGGTCGATCGAGGGGTACGAACGGACGGTCGAACTCCGGGGCCGGGCGTTTCGCTATCTCAGCCGACGGTTCGATCCCGACTTCGGCTTCCTCCAGTTCCAGCAGACCGACTCGGTGTTCCACGAACGACCGGGGGACAAGCGGGCGATCGAAGCGGTCTACCGCGAGGTCGATCGACAGCTCGAGGCGACCCTCGAGCGGACCGACCCCGACAACGTCCTGGTCGTCAGCGACCACGGCATGGGGAAGGTGACCGGCGACGAGTTCCGCGTCAACGAGTTCCTCCGGGAGCGCGGCGACGTCCGCGCGAAAAGTGGCGGCGAGGGGATGCCAAACTGGTCGACGTCCTGGGAGAACGACCTCCTCGAGGGTGCCGAGGCCGGCGATCACGAGCCTGGGCCGATCGAGCGGGCGATGAACGTCGCCGCGAAAGTCGGAATTACGACACAACGCGTCGCGAGCGCGCTCGACCGCGTCGGACTGAAGGAACCGATCGGGAAACGGGTCCCCAACGAGATGATCCGGGCGGCGAGCGAGCAGGTCGACTTCCCCGAATCGCGAGCGTACGTCCGTTCGAAGAGCGAACTCGGCGTTCGCATCAATCTCGAGGGTCGGGAACCCGACGGACAGGTCCCGGCCGGGGCCTACGAGAGCGTCCGCGAGGACCTCATCGAGGCGCTCTCGAGCGTTCGAACGCCCGACGGCGAGCCGATGTTCGAGGCCGTCGAGCCACGGGAGACGTACTTCGAGGGGCCACACGTGGAGGCGGCACCGGACGTGCTGACGGTCCCGCGGGGATTCGACAACGCGATCGCGGCCGACCTCGGGAAACCACAGTTCGGCGAGCCGATGGAGTCGTGGAATCACAAGCGAACCGGCGTCGTCGCCGCCGCCGGGAGCGCGTTCGATCACGACGTTTCCCTCGACGGAGCGACGATATTCGATATCGCGCCGACGATCTGTTCGCTGTTCGACGTGCCGGTCGACGCCGCGATGGACGGGACACCGCTCCCGGCCGTCGAGGGGAGCGGAGAGCGATCGTATCCGGCGTACGATCCGGCCCCGATCACGGCAACTGACGACGGGACCGTCGAAGATCGGCTGTCCGATCTGGGCTATCTATGA
- a CDS encoding lipid II:glycine glycyltransferase FemX, with product MSVEIRTLDPETDADEWNRYVDRADGSNPFFRADALRLQAADTGSALFLLAGFKGQEPVGIFPVFEYAKGPVTGAFSPAPHSWVGYLGPALLNVAKLKQRKADRRTKRFLEGCLEWIDEEIAPLYCKFVTGEFDDIRPFVWNEYDVEPRYTYVVDLDGTESELLDRFSGDARSNIRNADDTRAVIEEGDADDVERIVEQVRQRYANQNRPFRLGAEFARSLYETLPDGAIRPYVCRLDGEFLGGILVVEADRTRYRWQGGVKPDVDVDVAINDVLDWQVMRDGLETGIAAYDLVGAGVPSINRYKAKFNPRLETHYEVTAGSFGIDLLVDRYQKHR from the coding sequence ATGAGTGTCGAGATACGCACCCTCGATCCCGAAACCGACGCCGACGAGTGGAACCGCTACGTCGACCGAGCGGACGGATCGAACCCGTTTTTCCGGGCCGACGCCCTCCGGTTGCAGGCCGCGGATACCGGCTCCGCGCTGTTCCTGCTCGCCGGCTTCAAGGGCCAGGAGCCGGTCGGGATCTTCCCGGTCTTCGAGTACGCCAAGGGTCCGGTCACCGGGGCGTTCTCCCCGGCTCCCCACTCGTGGGTGGGGTACCTCGGTCCCGCCCTGCTGAACGTCGCGAAACTCAAACAGCGAAAGGCCGATCGCCGGACGAAGCGCTTCCTCGAGGGCTGTCTCGAGTGGATCGACGAGGAAATCGCCCCGCTGTATTGCAAGTTCGTCACCGGCGAGTTCGACGACATCCGGCCGTTCGTCTGGAACGAATACGACGTCGAACCGAGATACACCTACGTGGTAGATCTCGATGGGACCGAATCGGAGCTGTTGGACCGATTCAGCGGCGACGCGCGAAGCAACATCAGGAACGCCGACGACACGAGGGCCGTCATCGAGGAGGGCGACGCCGACGACGTCGAACGCATCGTCGAGCAGGTCCGACAGCGCTACGCGAACCAGAACCGACCGTTCCGACTGGGTGCCGAGTTCGCGCGATCGCTGTACGAAACGCTCCCCGACGGCGCGATCCGGCCGTACGTCTGTCGGCTCGACGGCGAGTTCCTCGGCGGCATCCTGGTCGTCGAAGCGGATCGAACGCGGTATCGATGGCAGGGCGGCGTCAAACCGGACGTCGACGTCGACGTCGCGATCAACGACGTCCTCGACTGGCAGGTCATGCGCGACGGCCTCGAGACCGGGATCGCGGCCTACGACCTCGTCGGGGCCGGCGTTCCGAGCATCAACCGCTACAAGGCGAAGTTCAATCCCCGACTCGAGACCCACTACGAGGTCACCGCCGGCTCGTTCGGGATCGACCTGCTGGTCGATCGGTACCAGAAACACCGGTAG
- a CDS encoding NADPH:quinone reductase produces MRVVRYHEHGGPDVLQVDEVERPSPDGDEVVVEIRAASVNPVDTMFRSGEYGDVNVPAIPGGDGAGTVVEVGADVDAFDVGDRVFASGMGHAEGGTTAEYVAFPAMKLARLPEGVPFEVGGAIGNVGATAWTALERIAGIDAGDRVLIHGGAGGVGHVAVQLAASAGAAVIATVGSDDLGDRVRELGATTVLNYDSDTLAADVLDATDGSGVEIVLDHMLEEYLELDFEVVAPGGHIVTTMGGVPATDGAPLRNKEVTLRGMSLGNRAERRDILQRLCRLMERGELTAVVADSYDLEDAGRAHRDVLEGGSLGKLIVTP; encoded by the coding sequence ATGCGAGTCGTCCGTTACCACGAGCATGGCGGCCCGGACGTGCTTCAGGTAGACGAGGTCGAGCGCCCGTCCCCCGATGGGGACGAAGTCGTCGTCGAGATACGCGCCGCGAGCGTCAACCCGGTCGACACGATGTTTCGGTCGGGCGAGTACGGGGACGTGAACGTTCCGGCGATCCCCGGCGGCGACGGTGCCGGGACGGTCGTCGAGGTCGGTGCGGACGTCGACGCGTTCGACGTGGGCGATCGGGTCTTCGCCTCCGGGATGGGCCACGCCGAGGGCGGGACCACCGCCGAATACGTGGCGTTCCCCGCGATGAAACTAGCCCGCCTCCCCGAGGGTGTCCCCTTCGAGGTCGGCGGTGCGATCGGAAACGTGGGGGCGACCGCCTGGACTGCGCTGGAACGGATCGCCGGAATCGACGCCGGCGACCGGGTCCTGATCCACGGCGGCGCTGGCGGCGTCGGCCACGTTGCCGTCCAACTCGCCGCAAGCGCCGGCGCAGCAGTCATCGCCACCGTCGGCTCGGACGATCTCGGCGACCGGGTCCGGGAGCTGGGTGCGACCACAGTCCTGAACTACGACAGCGACACGCTCGCCGCGGACGTCCTCGATGCGACGGACGGCTCCGGCGTCGAGATCGTCCTCGACCACATGCTCGAGGAGTACCTCGAACTCGACTTCGAGGTCGTCGCCCCCGGCGGTCACATCGTCACGACCATGGGTGGGGTTCCCGCGACGGACGGCGCACCCCTGCGCAACAAGGAGGTCACCCTGCGGGGAATGAGTCTCGGAAACAGGGCCGAACGCCGGGACATCTTGCAACGGCTGTGTCGCCTCATGGAACGGGGTGAGCTCACCGCCGTCGTCGCGGACAGCTACGACCTCGAGGACGCCGGTCGGGCCCATCGCGACGTTCTCGAGGGCGGCTCTCTCGGGAAATTGATCGTCACCCCCTAA
- a CDS encoding MarR family transcriptional regulator — protein sequence MSATESDAGTGDGTAVDGPLSELPPSAKLVYKVLEYEAPLTQEGIAAESRLCSRTVRYALGKLEDEGLVTSRVCLEDARQSNYRIDS from the coding sequence ATGAGTGCAACCGAATCGGACGCCGGGACCGGCGACGGAACCGCCGTCGATGGGCCGCTTTCCGAACTCCCACCGAGTGCGAAACTCGTCTACAAGGTCCTCGAGTACGAGGCACCGCTGACCCAGGAGGGGATCGCGGCCGAATCCCGCCTTTGCTCACGGACCGTCCGCTACGCGCTGGGGAAACTCGAGGACGAGGGGCTGGTGACCAGTCGCGTCTGCCTCGAGGACGCCCGCCAGTCGAACTACCGGATCGATAGCTGA
- the glmM gene encoding phosphoglucosamine mutase: MFGTSGIRGRVGDEVTATLALSVGRAVASEGYDRVVVGRDVRESGSMLVDAIGAGLCECGAEVVTVGVEATPTVARAIAHLEADAGVVVTASHNPAEDNGIKLWNPSGKAFGPDQRAAIERRLREDDYDLVAWDGVGERSHREGVRDHHAGTLRNSVALERSPSVIVDLGNGAGGVTASVLDELDCRVRTLNGQEDGSFPGRASEPTEESLETLSTLVAETDAEVGIAHDGDADRMLAVDETGAFVPKDALLALFAREAAGAGDRVAVPVDTSLAVEDALAGVGASLTRTRVGDVYVAERTTESDVVFGGEPSGAWIWPDETRCPDGPLAACKLVELVDQRGPLSELVAAIESYPIRRTSIEVADKTAVMAAVTDRVSERYEDVDTLDGVRVSTEDGWFLLRASGTQPLVRVTAEARSTSDAAALFETARQLVTETMTAD, from the coding sequence ATGTTCGGAACCAGCGGCATTCGCGGGCGGGTCGGAGACGAGGTGACGGCAACGCTGGCACTGTCGGTCGGCCGAGCGGTCGCCTCGGAAGGGTACGACAGGGTCGTCGTCGGGCGCGACGTGCGCGAGAGCGGCTCGATGCTCGTCGACGCGATCGGCGCGGGACTGTGCGAGTGTGGGGCGGAGGTCGTCACGGTCGGGGTCGAGGCGACGCCGACGGTCGCTCGAGCGATCGCCCATCTTGAGGCCGACGCGGGAGTGGTAGTGACGGCCTCGCACAACCCCGCGGAAGACAACGGGATCAAGCTCTGGAACCCGTCGGGGAAGGCGTTCGGTCCCGACCAGCGGGCGGCGATCGAACGACGGCTCCGCGAGGACGACTACGACCTGGTCGCGTGGGACGGCGTCGGCGAGCGCTCCCACCGCGAGGGCGTCCGCGACCACCACGCCGGCACGCTCCGGAACTCCGTCGCCCTCGAGCGATCGCCGAGCGTCATCGTCGATCTCGGCAACGGTGCCGGCGGCGTGACGGCGTCGGTACTCGACGAGTTGGACTGTCGCGTCCGCACCCTGAACGGCCAGGAAGACGGTTCGTTCCCCGGGCGGGCCAGCGAGCCGACCGAGGAGAGCCTCGAGACGCTGTCGACCCTGGTCGCGGAGACGGACGCCGAGGTGGGGATCGCACACGACGGCGACGCCGATCGGATGCTGGCGGTCGACGAAACCGGGGCCTTCGTGCCGAAAGACGCGTTGCTCGCGCTGTTCGCTCGAGAGGCAGCCGGCGCGGGAGACCGCGTCGCCGTCCCCGTCGATACCAGTCTCGCCGTCGAGGACGCGCTGGCGGGAGTCGGTGCCTCGCTGACCCGCACGCGAGTCGGGGACGTATACGTCGCGGAACGGACGACGGAATCCGACGTCGTCTTCGGTGGCGAACCGAGCGGGGCCTGGATCTGGCCCGACGAGACGCGCTGTCCGGACGGTCCGCTGGCGGCCTGCAAGCTGGTCGAACTGGTCGACCAGCGGGGGCCGCTGTCCGAACTCGTCGCAGCCATCGAGTCGTATCCGATCCGGCGAACGTCGATCGAAGTTGCGGACAAAACGGCGGTGATGGCGGCCGTGACCGACCGGGTCAGCGAACGATACGAGGACGTCGACACGCTCGACGGCGTCAGGGTCTCGACCGAGGACGGCTGGTTCCTGCTCCGTGCGAGCGGAACGCAACCGCTGGTCCGGGTCACTGCGGAGGCGCGGTCGACGTCCGACGCGGCGGCGCTGTTCGAGACTGCACGGCAACTCGTGACCGAGACGATGACAGCGGACTGA
- a CDS encoding DUF7563 family protein, translated as MSTDQSAKWTPMSSREQTSAPRCVNCGNQVTRQFARVFGDNRDVVHACPDCATYREMKTSDFIPKDAR; from the coding sequence ATGTCGACGGACCAATCCGCGAAGTGGACGCCAATGTCGTCCAGAGAGCAAACGAGCGCCCCTCGATGTGTCAACTGTGGTAACCAGGTCACCCGCCAGTTCGCTCGTGTCTTCGGCGACAATCGCGACGTCGTCCACGCCTGCCCCGACTGCGCGACGTACCGTGAGATGAAGACGTCCGATTTCATCCCCAAAGACGCGAGATAG